The Streptomyces nitrosporeus genome includes a window with the following:
- a CDS encoding putative immunity protein: protein MILPKVRDPRFVTVRRGGTLTDTDHRLLALWAAACAEHVLGLFESARPEDPRPRQAVEHARAWARGEVGMMRARAAGGHAMGAARDLRGAPRYAAYAAGQAGAVAHVAAHELGAAAYAIKAARAAAPAGEGGTAGRLECRWQRDRLPEAVRELVLDDQRLRNDICWSVFDR from the coding sequence GTGATCCTCCCGAAGGTCCGCGATCCCCGCTTCGTGACGGTCCGCCGTGGCGGGACTCTCACCGATACGGATCACCGCCTCCTCGCTCTGTGGGCTGCCGCCTGTGCGGAGCATGTCCTGGGCCTCTTCGAGTCGGCCCGGCCCGAGGATCCGCGGCCCCGTCAGGCGGTCGAGCACGCCCGGGCCTGGGCGCGCGGCGAGGTCGGGATGATGCGGGCCCGTGCGGCGGGCGGTCATGCGATGGGGGCGGCCAGGGACCTGCGTGGGGCGCCGCGGTACGCCGCGTACGCCGCCGGCCAGGCCGGGGCCGTCGCCCACGTCGCCGCGCACGAGCTCGGTGCGGCCGCCTACGCGATCAAGGCCGCACGCGCAGCGGCGCCGGCGGGTGAGGGCGGGACCGCGGGACGGCTGGAGTGCCGGTGGCAGCGCGATCGGCTCCCGGAGGCGGTCCGCGAGCTCGTGCTCGATGACCAGCGGCTGCGCAACGACATCTGCTGGTCGGTGTTCGACCGGTGA
- a CDS encoding DUF6042 family protein, with product MTENPSVPGPRRDMAIHNGWWPSGWEHVLPRQGFPLTMLIGTASQSGFTGSLDDLLQEIFDGDWHMIGGDLDGELTFSWPDGEWDYEDAPEGREASEAKRWKSFGAMLTAAGFPVPATVRDLSELYLAWGLAYREETPDGTRWTMPAVLPLPDDLLPLDAELTRRLDRARRTTYTGPLVNALITHLVDDLGEPQEVLTSLDRLAVATGRDADEIRLALADLVESGDARVRRGQEPADPERLEAHQRFRLAVEWEHFDGPRTHLSVRTDGV from the coding sequence ATGACTGAGAACCCGTCTGTGCCCGGACCGCGCCGGGACATGGCGATCCACAACGGCTGGTGGCCTTCGGGCTGGGAACACGTGCTGCCCCGCCAGGGCTTCCCGCTGACGATGCTGATCGGCACCGCGAGCCAGTCCGGCTTCACCGGCTCCCTGGACGACCTCCTGCAGGAGATCTTCGACGGCGACTGGCACATGATCGGCGGTGATCTCGACGGTGAGCTCACGTTCTCGTGGCCCGACGGTGAATGGGACTACGAGGACGCGCCGGAGGGCCGTGAAGCATCCGAGGCGAAACGCTGGAAGAGCTTCGGCGCCATGCTCACGGCCGCCGGCTTCCCGGTGCCGGCGACCGTGAGGGACCTGTCCGAGCTCTATCTGGCCTGGGGACTGGCGTACCGCGAGGAGACGCCGGACGGCACCCGGTGGACGATGCCCGCCGTACTGCCGCTGCCCGATGACCTGCTGCCCCTGGACGCCGAACTCACCCGACGGCTCGACCGGGCCCGCCGGACGACGTACACCGGCCCGCTCGTCAACGCGCTCATCACGCACCTGGTAGACGATCTGGGTGAACCGCAGGAGGTGCTCACTTCCCTCGACCGCCTGGCGGTCGCCACCGGCCGCGACGCCGACGAGATCCGTCTCGCCCTCGCGGACCTCGTGGAGTCCGGTGACGCCCGGGTGCGGCGCGGACAGGAGCCGGCCGACCCGGAAAGACTGGAGGCACACCAACGCTTCCGCCTGGCCGTGGAATGGGAGCACTTCGACGGGCCCCGGACGCACCTGAGCGTCAGGACCGACGGCGTATGA
- a CDS encoding AAA family ATPase — MTGTAPGAVGTRDTRLIVVRGNSASGKSSVAAGLRERFGRNLAIVGQDNLRRTVLREHDRPGAANIGLIGLTARYALDNGFHVVVEGILYADRYGTMLQDLVRAHRGVSLCYYLDVPYAETVLRHRTKPDAEYLGQVTADHLSDWYREKDLLPDALETVIDAAATLDGTVRRILRESGLDRVLPTDR, encoded by the coding sequence ATGACCGGGACCGCGCCGGGCGCGGTGGGAACGCGGGACACGCGGCTGATCGTGGTCCGCGGCAACAGCGCTTCGGGGAAGTCGTCCGTCGCGGCCGGCCTGCGCGAGAGGTTCGGCCGCAACCTCGCGATCGTCGGCCAGGACAACCTGCGCCGGACCGTGCTGCGCGAACACGACCGGCCCGGGGCGGCGAACATCGGCCTGATCGGCCTCACCGCCCGCTACGCCCTGGACAACGGCTTCCACGTCGTCGTGGAGGGCATCCTGTACGCCGACCGCTACGGAACGATGCTCCAGGACCTGGTGCGCGCCCACCGCGGCGTCTCGCTCTGCTACTACCTGGACGTGCCCTACGCGGAGACGGTGCTGAGGCACAGGACGAAGCCCGATGCCGAGTACCTCGGACAGGTCACCGCCGACCACCTGAGCGACTGGTACCGGGAGAAGGACCTGCTGCCCGATGCCCTGGAGACCGTCATCGACGCCGCCGCCACCCTGGACGGCACCGTCCGGAGGATCCTGCGCGAGAGCGGCCTGGACCGGGTGCTCCCGACCGACCGCTGA